Proteins found in one Thermus islandicus DSM 21543 genomic segment:
- the mqnC gene encoding cyclic dehypoxanthinyl futalosine synthase: MGGMDLLEKAVSGERLSEAEVLALFDLPLPELAAAAHEVRLQKTDPEVVTFLIDRNINYTNVCTVACSFCAFYRTRRQQDAYTLSFEEMAKKVEELYQVGGKRILMQGGVNPDLPLEWYLELLRYLKGRFPDLRIDAFSPEEILGLERLTGLRAEVLLERLKEAGLDGLPGAGAEILVDEVRLKAAPARIRTADWYRIMDAAQALGLYTLATMVIGFGEGKRERAAHLLGLRAQQEKALERYQNGFAAFALWTLQVEHTRLKGKAPGATAHEYLKTLAIARLALDNIAHFQASWPTLGFKVAQAALYYGADDFGSTMLEENVVSAAGGHGRTHATVRQIVRHIVDAGFRPAERDPLYRILRYPDPEAFLREPEPIELPLA; encoded by the coding sequence ATGGGGGGCATGGATCTCCTGGAAAAGGCCGTCTCCGGGGAGCGGCTTTCCGAGGCCGAGGTGCTCGCCCTCTTTGACCTCCCCCTGCCCGAGCTGGCCGCCGCCGCCCACGAGGTCCGGCTCCAGAAGACCGACCCCGAGGTGGTCACCTTCCTCATAGACCGAAACATCAACTACACCAACGTCTGCACCGTGGCCTGTAGCTTCTGCGCCTTCTACCGCACCAGGCGGCAGCAGGACGCCTACACCCTCTCCTTTGAAGAAATGGCCAAGAAGGTGGAGGAGCTCTACCAGGTTGGGGGAAAGCGGATCCTTATGCAAGGCGGGGTCAACCCCGACCTGCCCCTGGAGTGGTACCTGGAGCTCCTCCGCTACCTCAAAGGGCGCTTTCCCGACCTGCGCATTGACGCCTTCAGCCCTGAGGAGATCCTGGGCCTAGAGCGGCTTACCGGCTTGAGGGCCGAGGTCCTTTTGGAACGCCTCAAAGAGGCGGGTTTGGATGGCCTTCCCGGAGCGGGGGCCGAGATCCTGGTGGACGAGGTGCGCCTCAAGGCTGCCCCCGCCAGGATCCGCACCGCGGATTGGTACCGGATCATGGACGCGGCCCAGGCCCTGGGCCTTTACACCCTGGCCACCATGGTGATCGGTTTTGGGGAGGGCAAAAGGGAGCGGGCCGCCCACCTCCTCGGCCTGAGGGCCCAGCAGGAGAAGGCCTTGGAGCGTTACCAAAATGGCTTTGCCGCCTTTGCCCTTTGGACGCTTCAGGTGGAGCACACCCGCCTCAAGGGGAAGGCCCCGGGGGCCACGGCCCACGAGTACCTCAAGACCCTGGCCATCGCCCGGCTTGCCTTGGACAACATCGCCCACTTCCAGGCCTCCTGGCCCACCCTGGGGTTCAAGGTGGCCCAGGCGGCCCTCTACTACGGGGCCGATGACTTCGGGAGCACCATGCTGGAGGAGAACGTGGTCTCGGCGGCGGGGGGCCACGGCCGCACCCACGCCACGGTGCGCCAGATCGTGCGCCACATCGTGGACGCGGGGTTCAGGCCCGCCGAAAGGGACCCCCTCTACCGCATCCTCCGCTATCCGGACCCCGAGGCCTTTTTGCGGGAACCTGAGCCCATAGAGCTGCCCCTGGCCTAG